GCTTCAATCGGCCCAGGATTTGATGGATGTTACGCTTCCCGCAGATGAAGAGGCTTGGATCCGCCATTTGATCGTGACACACCGGCCGGTCATACACGGATTCCATCGATTGCGCACGCGCAAGGCCGGAAATTTCCGCTTTGTCGACTTCCATATTAAAGTAGATCCCGCTATGTCTGTTGAGGAATCTCACGACATTACCGATAAGTTATCCAAAAGCATTAAAGATCATTTCCCCAATACCAGCATCACGGTTCACACCGAACCCTGTAATGGTAAATGCGTCGGTAATTGTCTGGATGGATGCATGCTACCCGAAAAGGATCGGACGGATATGATGCAAAAAAATCATCGAAGTTAATACACCTTTTTTATATAATCAGATACTTAAAAGGTCCTTAAATCTTTCCTGAATATCGCATTGAGAAGCATGAACAGACGCCGTCCGGTTTTTTCTATCCTTTATAGATAAACCTTTCAAGCAACCTGTGGAAGGGAGTCCAGTTCGAATCATCGTCGGAATCTACAATGAATTCCTGGAAGGCATTAACCTTGGCATCGAGATCATCAATGAAATGCACGATCAAAGCCTCCAGAGTCTTCGGACGCTTTGGTGACCCAAACTCGTAAGTGCCGTGATGGCTCAGTATGAGATGCCGGAGTTCCATAGCCAAGTGCTCCGGGAATTCTTCTAAAGCGGCAATCTTGGCATCCAGCATTTCTATACCGATAACAATATGCCCGATCAGTCTGCCCTGATGAAAACCTTTTGCTGCAGGGGCTTTTTTAAACAAGGCCGTTATCTTCTCGTCATTGAAAAATGCGTGTAACAGTGCCTTTAGACAGGGTGTACCGATCTTCTCGATAAAAGCCATGAGGTCTGTAAACATCACATCACTGTT
The sequence above is a segment of the Deltaproteobacteria bacterium genome. Coding sequences within it:
- a CDS encoding cation transporter, which encodes AGLALIWAGHQFLIDPKIHWLDPIAAIGVALLIIGAAYRLTLQSAQDLMDVTLPADEEAWIRHLIVTHRPVIHGFHRLRTRKAGNFRFVDFHIKVDPAMSVEESHDITDKLSKSIKDHFPNTSITVHTEPCNGKCVGNCLDGCMLPEKDRTDMMQKNHRS
- a CDS encoding OB-fold nucleic acid binding domain-containing protein; translation: MKIKTMYIKDLKPGERVSGSFLVMEKNIAFSQKGSPYLNIRLKDKTGEVDGKIWENAVEWDKVFKKGDVIQAQGGAVSFKNTVQISITGVKKVDDADIDLSEYLPVAKENSDVMFTDLMAFIEKIGTPCLKALLHAFFNDEKITALFKKAPAAKGFHQGRLIGHIVIGIEMLDAKIAALEEFPEHLAMELRHLILSHHGTYEFGSPKRPKTLEALIVHFIDDLDAKVNAFQEFIVDSDDDSNWTPFHRLLERFIYKG